A region from the Aphis gossypii isolate Hap1 chromosome 1, ASM2018417v2, whole genome shotgun sequence genome encodes:
- the LOC114132858 gene encoding glutaryl-CoA dehydrogenase, mitochondrial: MQSPTSMVLRHYWRRRCVRYASSAPSFDWEDALNLDHNLTDEERQLKTSFRDFCQKALMPRILKSNRDAVYEKEVLKDMASMGALGCTIGAYGCTKVSQVGYGLIAREVERVDSAYRSALSVQSSLVMHAIHAYGTEEQRERYLPRLATADLVGSFCLTEPNAGSDIGKMESKARYDSDTKSYILNGAKMWITNAPVADVFVVWAKCDDGRVRGFLVDRGTAGFSTSVIPGKMSLRASSTGSVYMDNCVVPEDSLLPGVSGMGGPFSCLNHARYGIAWGAFGAAEACLAVSRSYCLDRKQFGKPLAATQLIQKKYADMVTEISIGLLACLQVGRLKEQGLVTPEMISLIKRNSTGKALDIARWARDTLGGNGISDEYHVIRHLINLETVNTYEGTYDIHGLVLGRAITGIQAFQ, encoded by the exons ATGCAG agccCAACGTCAATGGTCTTGAGACATTATTGGCGACGTCGTTGTGTGCGTTATGCGTCAAGTGCACCGAGTTTTGACTGGGAAGATGCACTTAATCTTGATCACAATTTAACAGATGAAGAACGACAATTGAAGACCTCATTCAGGGACTTTTGTCAGAAAGCACTTATGCCCAGAATATTGAAATCGAACCGCGATGCCGTGTATGAAAAAGAAGTACTCAAAGACATGGCATCAATGGGCGCGTTGGGATGTACTATTGGAGCCTACGGTTGTACCAAAGTGTCACAGGTTGGATACGGTCTCATCGCTAGAGAAGTGGAAAGAGTCGACAGTGCATATAG ATCCGCGTTGAGCGTCCAGTCGTCACTCGTTATGCATGCGATCCACGCGTACGGAACCGAAGAGCAGCGGGAACGATACCTACCACGTCTTGCTACCGCTGACTTGGTAGGCAGCTTTTGCCTTACCGAACCAAACGCTGGCAGTGACATTGGGAAGATGGAGAGCAAGGCAAGATACGACTCGGACACCAAATCGTACATCTTGAACGGAGCTAAGATGTGGATAACAAACGCACCTGTAGCCGACGTATTTGTTGTGTGGGCTAAGTGCGACGATGGCCGCGTTCGAGGGTTCTTGGTGGATAGAGGCACAGCTGGTTTCTCAACCTCCGTCATACCAGGAAAAATGTCACTGAGGGCGTCTAGTACTGGCTCTGTGTACATGGACAATTGTGTGGTGCCCGAGGACAGCCTTTTGCCCGGCGTTTCGGGTATGGGAG GTCCTTTTAGCTGTTTGAACCACGCCCGTTACGGAATCGCGTGGGGTGCTTTCGGAGCGGCTGAAGCGTGCTTGGCTGTTTCCCGATCGTACTGCCTGGATCGTAAGCAATTCGGCAAACCGTTGGCTGCCACGCAATTGATCCAAAAGAAATACGCTGACATGGTCACCGAGATATCTATCGGCTTGTTGGCGTGTTTGCAAGTTGGCAGGTTAAAGGAACAAGGATTGGTCACACCGGAAATGATATCGTTGATAAAGAGAAACTCTACCGGTAAAGCGTTGGACATTGCGAGGTGGGCGAGGGACACGCTCGGAGGAAACGGTATTAGCGACGAATACCACGTGATCAGACATCTCATAAATTTGGAAACCGTTAACACCTACGAAGGCACCTACGATATCCACGGTCTGGTATTGGGCAGAGCGATCACTGGTATACAAGCTTTTCAATAG